TTGGCTATTGCGCAGAGTATTGTGTCGCTTCATGGCGGCTATATTTATGCTGAATCCAACGATAAAGAAACTAAGTTTGTGATGCATCTGCCTCTCAAACAAACGAACTGTTAACTCGCTACGTACGGGTCCACCCGTTAGCGAGTTTTTTTATTTGAATGCCAAAAAAAGCTGGGAAGTTGTTGTTTTTTTAAGCAATTTCCGATACCATGAGTAAGGATGTTTGAATGAACATAATGGATAATATATATTTATAGATGCTAATTGAAATGGAGAAGGTTATAGAAATGAAAATGAATCACTTAAAAAAATGGACAGTCGGCGCTCTTTCAACAGCTATGGTAGCGAGCAGTGTTTTATTTGCACCTGCAGCTTCTGCAGCAGTAGAGCCTATTACGGTAGATGCGAAAGCAGCTTTCGTTATCGACAATGAAACAAATAAAATTTTATTTAACCAAAACGGTGATGAGTCATTAGGAATTGCTTCCATGACAAAGATGATAAGTATTTATTTGGTACTAGAAGCGATTGAAGCAGGACAAATTAATTGGGATACACAAGTTCCAATTAGTAGCTACGCATTAGGCATTAGCCAAGATTATGAATTATCGAATGTACCGTTTCGAGTTGATTTTACATATACTGTAAAAGACTTATATGAAGCGATGCTAATTTATTCAGCAAACGGTGCGTCAATTGCTATAGCAGAATTAATTGCTGGGTCAGAGGCTGACTTTGTTGATATGATGACAGCTAAACTAGATGAATGGGGTGTGACAGACTACAGCATCTATAACTCAACTGGTCTTCCGAACTATTATGCTGATCAATACGGCGAATTGTATCCGGGAGCAGCAACTGATACAGAAAACCATATGACTGCTCGTGGCGTTGCCGTAGTAGCAGACCATTTGCTAGATGACTACCCAGAAATCATCGAAACATCTTCTATTGTAGAAAAAACCTTTATGGAGGGTTCAGAAGATGAAATTAATATGCTAACTTACAACTATATGCTTCCCGGTATGATTTACTACCGTGAAAATGTAGATGGGTTAAAAACAGGAACAACAGATGATTCAGGTGCATCATTTACGGGAACAGCTGTTGAGAATGATATGCGTATCATTACTGTTTTAATAGGCGCAACTGACAATGAGACACGTTTCATGGAAACAAGCCGTTTGATGGATTTTGCCTTTGATAACTTTGAAAAAGTAACAGTTATCGAAAATGGCTCAGCTGTTGAGACAGAAGGAACCATTTCTGTTGCTAAAGGTAAGGAAGAAGAAGTTGGCTTGATTTATGGCAATGATTTGACTGTTGTCACACCAATTGCCGAAGATCGTCAAATTGATACAACCTTAACGCTAAATAAAGATCTTCTTAATGAAGATGGTATGGTTGAAGCTCCAATTGAAAAAGGAACTGTTGTTGGTAAAGTTGCTGTCTCAATTGAGGGAGATGACTTAGGTTACTTAGGCTCACAAAGTGATGAAGTTAGTGTTGCTGTAGCGACAACTGTTGAAAAGGCAAATGCCTTTGCTTTAGCTTGGAGATGGATTGCAAGCACAACTGCTAAAGGATGGAACGCAGTAACTGACTTTGTAACAGGTTTTTTCAACTAGTTGATTGACCTTTGCTATTCAGTTTAGTAAAATAAAAACAACTTAATATGAAGCTAGGCATGTGATTAGTAAATATTTGTAATAGGCGTAGAGAATCGGTGGTTGGTGAAAACCGATGTGTTACTTTATTGAATCCACACATGAAGCAAACAATGAAAACAATAACCATTGACTAAATTGTTTCGGGTCACCCCGTTATCGTCTGAAAGTGCAGCTGTGCTAGGTACAGCTGAACTTGGGTGGTACCGCGAACTTACAGCCATTTCGTCCCAATTGATAGGGATGGAGTGGCTTTTTTTATACAAAAAAGGAGGAAAAAGAAATGTTAGATATGAAGAGATTAAGAGATGACTACGCTGAAGTCAGCCGTAAATTAGCGGAACGTGGGGTAGATGAATCATTATTAAAGGAGTTTACAATTCTCGATGAGCAACGTCGCCACAAAATTGTCGAAACAGAAAATCTAAAGCAACGTCGTAATGCTGTATCTCAAGAGATTGCTACTTTAAAACGTAACAAAGAAAATGCTGATAATGAAATCGCAGAAATGAAAACAGTAGGAGACCAAATCAAGCAATTGGATGCTGATCTAGCAGAGATTGAAGAAAAAACGAGCTATATCGCAAATCGCTTACCTAATATTGCCAACGATTCAGTACCTGTTGGTGAAGACGAAGACCAAAACGTTGAAGTAAGAGTATGGGGAACAGCACGTGAGTTTGACTTTGAACCAAAAGCTCACTACGACATTGCAGAAAACTTAGGCATTCTTGATTTTGAGCGTGCAGCTAAAGTAACCGGATCTCGTTTTGTCTTCTATAAAGGATTAGGTGCTCGCCTAGAACGTGCGTGCTACAATTATATGTTAGACCTACATACAGGTGAACATGGTTATACAGAAATGATTCCACCATATATGGTGAATGAGAAATCAATGTTTGGAACGGGACAATTCCCTAAATTTAAAGAAGATGTCTTCCCAGTTGTTGACGACCGTAACTTCTCAATGATTCCTACAGCAGAAGTACCGCTAACCAACTACTACCGTGATGAAATCTTATCTGAAGATGATTTGCCTGTTTACTTTACAGCGATGAGCCCATCATTCCGTTCAGAAGCAGGAAGCGCAGGACGAGATACAAGAGGATTAATTCGTATGCACCAGTTCCACAAAGTTGAAATGGTGAAATTTAGTAAACCAGAAACATCATACGATGAATTAGAAAAAATGACTGATAATGCAGAATCTGTTTTAAGAAACCTAAACTTACCACACCGCACCATCGTTTTATGTACGGGAGATATGGGATTCTCTGCAGCTAAAACATATGACGTTGAAGTATGGGTGCCAGCGCAAGATATGTACCGTGAAATCAGCTCTTGTTCAAATACAGAAGACTTCCAAGCGCGCCGTGCTAAAATTCGCTTCCGTAACGAAGAAGGCAAACTTGAATATGTCCATACCTTAAATGGATCTGGACTAGCAGTTGGCCGTACAGTCACTGCCATTCTAGAAAATTACCAAAACGAAGATGGATCTGTTACTATTCCAGATGCCCTTGTTCCATACATGGGTGGCGTAACTAAAATTACAAAAGAAAATGCCCTAGGTAAAATCAATTAATACTATATAGAAGAAAGAGTATGCTAAACTAGAAAAAATGAAAGGATGGATGAAGGAATGTCAGAAAAGAAATTAGAAAAAGCAAC
This genomic interval from Jeotgalibaca arthritidis contains the following:
- a CDS encoding serine hydrolase is translated as MKMNHLKKWTVGALSTAMVASSVLFAPAASAAVEPITVDAKAAFVIDNETNKILFNQNGDESLGIASMTKMISIYLVLEAIEAGQINWDTQVPISSYALGISQDYELSNVPFRVDFTYTVKDLYEAMLIYSANGASIAIAELIAGSEADFVDMMTAKLDEWGVTDYSIYNSTGLPNYYADQYGELYPGAATDTENHMTARGVAVVADHLLDDYPEIIETSSIVEKTFMEGSEDEINMLTYNYMLPGMIYYRENVDGLKTGTTDDSGASFTGTAVENDMRIITVLIGATDNETRFMETSRLMDFAFDNFEKVTVIENGSAVETEGTISVAKGKEEEVGLIYGNDLTVVTPIAEDRQIDTTLTLNKDLLNEDGMVEAPIEKGTVVGKVAVSIEGDDLGYLGSQSDEVSVAVATTVEKANAFALAWRWIASTTAKGWNAVTDFVTGFFN
- the serS gene encoding serine--tRNA ligase, which codes for MLDMKRLRDDYAEVSRKLAERGVDESLLKEFTILDEQRRHKIVETENLKQRRNAVSQEIATLKRNKENADNEIAEMKTVGDQIKQLDADLAEIEEKTSYIANRLPNIANDSVPVGEDEDQNVEVRVWGTAREFDFEPKAHYDIAENLGILDFERAAKVTGSRFVFYKGLGARLERACYNYMLDLHTGEHGYTEMIPPYMVNEKSMFGTGQFPKFKEDVFPVVDDRNFSMIPTAEVPLTNYYRDEILSEDDLPVYFTAMSPSFRSEAGSAGRDTRGLIRMHQFHKVEMVKFSKPETSYDELEKMTDNAESVLRNLNLPHRTIVLCTGDMGFSAAKTYDVEVWVPAQDMYREISSCSNTEDFQARRAKIRFRNEEGKLEYVHTLNGSGLAVGRTVTAILENYQNEDGSVTIPDALVPYMGGVTKITKENALGKIN